The following are from one region of the Pseudomonadales bacterium genome:
- the parE gene encoding DNA topoisomerase IV subunit B: protein MAESKYSAESLQVLSGLEPVRRRPGMYTDTTRPNHLVQEVVDNSVDEALAGYAREISVTICKDGSVEVIDDGRGMPVDIHPKYKISGVELILTRLHAGGKFDNENYSYSGGLHGVGVSVVNALSEHLEIEVKRDGQVYRQTYRKGEPQGKLKVVDAVGKRNTGTRLKFLPEAAFFDSPKISVSRLRHLLRAKAVLCSGLRLSLTVEGSEEDSETWYFEEGLKGYLEEALGGAQSVPAEPFMHSAQGNLEAVEWAVKWVVDGAELVTESYVNLIPTTAGGTHVNGFRSGLTDALKEFCEFRDLMPRGVKLTGDDLWSQCAYVLSARLSDPQFAGQTKEKLSSRDSAVFISGVAKDAFSLWLNEHPQEGEQLAELAISNAQKRVQAAKKVARKKVTAGPALPGKLADCSGQDADRAELFLVEGDSAGGSAKQARDREFQAVMPLRGKILNTWEVDQSQVLGSQEIHDITVAIGVDPGSKDLSSLRYAKVCILADADSDGLHIATLLCALFVRHFRPLVEAGHVYVAMPPLYRIDVGKEVFYALDEAEKQGVLDRIAAEKRSGRIMVQRFKGLGEMNPLQLRETTMDPDTRRLVRLTLDSDSKTDEMLDMLLAKKRSPDRREWLEAKGDQALID from the coding sequence ATGGCGGAATCGAAATATTCTGCGGAATCCCTGCAGGTCCTCTCCGGCCTGGAGCCGGTTCGCAGGCGTCCCGGAATGTATACGGACACCACCCGGCCCAACCACCTGGTCCAGGAGGTGGTGGATAACAGCGTGGACGAAGCGCTCGCGGGCTATGCCCGGGAGATATCAGTCACGATTTGCAAAGATGGTTCGGTGGAAGTGATCGACGACGGACGCGGTATGCCGGTCGACATCCATCCGAAATACAAGATCTCCGGTGTGGAACTGATACTGACCCGACTCCACGCGGGGGGTAAGTTCGATAACGAAAACTACAGTTACTCCGGTGGTCTCCATGGTGTCGGGGTTTCTGTGGTGAACGCGCTGTCCGAACATCTGGAGATCGAGGTCAAACGTGATGGTCAGGTCTACCGGCAGACCTACAGGAAGGGGGAGCCCCAGGGCAAACTGAAGGTTGTGGATGCGGTCGGCAAACGCAACACGGGCACCCGGCTGAAGTTTCTTCCGGAAGCTGCTTTTTTCGACTCGCCGAAGATCTCGGTATCCCGTCTCAGGCACCTGCTGCGTGCAAAGGCCGTGCTCTGTTCGGGGTTGCGGCTTTCGCTCACCGTGGAGGGCAGCGAAGAGGATTCGGAAACCTGGTATTTCGAAGAAGGGCTGAAGGGCTACCTGGAGGAGGCGCTGGGCGGTGCCCAGAGTGTGCCCGCCGAACCCTTCATGCACAGCGCGCAGGGTAATCTCGAGGCGGTCGAGTGGGCGGTGAAATGGGTCGTGGATGGCGCAGAACTGGTCACCGAATCCTATGTGAATCTGATTCCCACGACCGCTGGCGGCACCCATGTGAACGGTTTCCGCAGCGGCCTGACGGATGCGCTGAAGGAATTCTGTGAGTTCCGGGATCTCATGCCCCGGGGTGTGAAGCTAACCGGCGATGATTTGTGGTCCCAGTGTGCCTATGTCCTCTCCGCCAGGCTGTCTGATCCCCAGTTTGCCGGCCAGACCAAGGAAAAACTGTCGTCCCGGGATTCGGCGGTGTTCATCAGCGGCGTCGCCAAGGATGCTTTCAGCCTGTGGCTCAACGAGCATCCCCAGGAAGGGGAGCAGCTTGCCGAGCTCGCCATCAGCAATGCCCAGAAACGGGTGCAGGCTGCGAAGAAGGTCGCGCGTAAGAAAGTCACCGCCGGACCGGCCCTGCCCGGCAAGCTGGCGGACTGCTCCGGTCAGGATGCCGATCGCGCCGAGCTGTTTCTGGTGGAAGGCGACTCCGCTGGCGGTTCAGCCAAGCAGGCGCGGGATCGGGAATTCCAGGCGGTCATGCCGCTGCGCGGCAAGATTCTCAACACCTGGGAGGTGGATCAGAGCCAGGTGCTCGGCTCCCAGGAAATACACGACATCACAGTCGCCATCGGCGTCGACCCCGGCTCGAAGGATCTCTCCTCACTGCGCTATGCGAAGGTCTGCATCCTCGCCGATGCGGACTCGGACGGTCTGCACATCGCCACCCTGCTGTGCGCCCTGTTTGTGCGTCACTTCCGTCCGCTGGTCGAGGCAGGCCACGTCTATGTGGCCATGCCGCCCCTTTACCGCATCGATGTCGGCAAGGAAGTTTTCTATGCACTGGATGAAGCGGAAAAGCAGGGTGTACTCGATCGCATCGCCGCGGAAAAGAGGAGCGGCAGGATCATGGTGCAGCGCTTTAAAGGTCTCGGCGAAATGAACCCGCTGCAGCTGCGCGAAACCACCATGGATCCGGACACCCGGCGTCTGGTGCGGCTGACACTGGACTCGGACAGCAAGACCGATGAGATGCTGGATATGCTGCTCGCCAAGAAGCGCTCGCCGGATCGACGCGAGTGGCTGGAGGCGAAGGGTGATCAGGCGCTGATCGATTGA
- a CDS encoding metallophosphoesterase encodes MRLSVLQITDTHLRATAGQRLLGVDTQASLEAVLTAAFAVRIPDAVLVTGDIAHDPEPATYERFVALFESYYKGPRLLLAGNHDLWAPLLPHQQQAGSRAPTAEVLSIGAWDLIGLDSHLDDEPGACPPERLLERLQSACADARRAARHVLIALHHPLIPVGSPWLDKDRVHNSDLLLEWLSEHSTAKAVVFGHAHQIVESIFRDIQLLGAPSTCFQFAPHTEKFTIDDRMPGCRWLFLETDGRVSTQVQRLDDFPLTLDLTQRH; translated from the coding sequence ATGCGGCTGAGCGTACTGCAGATCACCGATACGCATCTGCGCGCAACCGCAGGTCAGCGACTGCTCGGTGTGGACACCCAGGCCAGTCTGGAGGCCGTACTCACCGCCGCATTCGCGGTCCGGATACCGGACGCCGTGCTGGTCACCGGTGACATCGCCCATGATCCGGAGCCGGCGACCTATGAGCGATTCGTTGCGCTGTTCGAATCCTACTATAAGGGTCCGCGTCTGCTGCTGGCCGGCAACCATGATCTCTGGGCACCCCTGCTGCCGCATCAGCAGCAGGCCGGCTCCCGCGCACCCACCGCCGAGGTGCTGTCGATCGGCGCCTGGGACCTCATCGGTCTGGACAGCCACCTGGATGACGAACCCGGGGCCTGTCCGCCAGAACGGCTGCTGGAGCGCCTGCAGAGCGCGTGTGCGGATGCGCGGCGCGCGGCGCGACATGTGCTGATTGCGCTGCATCATCCGCTGATTCCGGTGGGCAGTCCCTGGCTTGATAAAGATCGGGTCCACAACAGCGACCTGCTGCTAGAATGGCTGTCCGAGCACTCCACGGCAAAAGCTGTCGTGTTCGGCCATGCCCATCAGATCGTTGAAAGCATATTTCGCGACATCCAGCTGCTCGGCGCGCCTTCTACCTGTTTTCAGTTCGCGCCTCACACTGAGAAGTTCACGATCGATGACCGCATGCCGGGCTGCCGCTGGCTTTTTCTGGAGACGGATGGACGTGTCAGCACCCAGGTACAGCGGCTGGACGACTTCCCGCTCACCCTAGATCTGACCCAGCGCCACTAA
- a CDS encoding DUF1249 domain-containing protein, translating to MTKRQKYSIDLPGHMAECDANYLRLLKLFPLLPSRDSNQFSLDINGQVLDIRLDVQERSPYTTLLKLSQAPEMPWSRTPSLTIRMYHDARSAEVVEYQGERHFLAVYHYPNETMRHPDEKAQINRFLGEFLSLCLARGIALSAPLLTH from the coding sequence GTGACGAAGCGGCAGAAGTACAGCATCGATCTCCCAGGGCACATGGCCGAGTGCGATGCCAACTATCTGCGTCTGCTGAAACTGTTTCCGCTCCTGCCCTCCCGGGATTCGAATCAGTTCAGCCTGGACATCAACGGCCAGGTCCTCGACATCCGACTTGACGTGCAGGAGCGGTCTCCTTACACGACCCTGCTGAAACTCTCCCAGGCACCGGAAATGCCCTGGAGTCGCACCCCGAGCCTGACGATCCGCATGTACCATGACGCGCGCAGCGCTGAGGTGGTCGAGTATCAGGGCGAACGTCACTTCCTGGCTGTATATCACTACCCCAATGAGACCATGAGGCACCCGGACGAAAAGGCGCAGATCAATCGCTTTCTCGGCGAATTTCTGTCTCTGTGCCTGGCTCGTGGTATCGCGCTCAGCGCTCCCCTGCTGACTCACTGA
- a CDS encoding TolC family outer membrane protein, which produces MLLLCSITSITQAAGLQEVYQSAKANDPVLGAAAAQLDASREIGPQARSQLLPSIGMQGTSSWNERDFLQTGVEQDFNDHGWGAQLSQPLFNLERWYTYSSARAAVNAAEHNYAGTEQQVIVRTVQAYLDVLRADARLESSRAAEAAVQRQLEQVQQRFDVGLVAITDVLEAQASYDNVVVARVQAAGDHDIFFEVLRTLTVQPYTEILRLSETLPIVDPEPSNEEEWVSSALATNFQIKAAESQLTSAERTVRARRSAHLPTIDGTVSFNHYVTDGANFLAGKIDTTVYGVTARLPIYQGGYTSSRVSEAQALAERSREQLQDSRLTVSRDTRNLFRRVQTDVVRVRARLKAIASAESALEATTTGYEVGTRNIVDVLRAQEALYASQFDYADSRYNYVLSLVLLKQRAGVLSDEDVAELATYMDPNERVKQLASLRDRGVN; this is translated from the coding sequence ATGCTGCTCCTGTGCAGCATTACCTCGATCACCCAGGCAGCCGGCCTCCAGGAGGTCTATCAGTCTGCGAAAGCCAATGATCCGGTGCTCGGTGCTGCAGCCGCTCAGCTCGACGCTTCCCGGGAAATCGGCCCTCAGGCCCGCTCACAGCTGCTGCCCAGTATCGGCATGCAGGGCACCTCGAGCTGGAATGAGCGGGATTTTCTACAGACGGGCGTGGAACAGGACTTCAACGATCATGGCTGGGGTGCACAGCTCAGCCAGCCCCTGTTCAATCTGGAACGCTGGTACACCTACTCGAGCGCACGGGCCGCAGTGAACGCTGCCGAACACAATTACGCCGGCACCGAACAGCAGGTGATTGTGCGAACCGTGCAGGCTTATCTGGACGTGTTACGCGCAGACGCAAGGCTCGAGTCCTCACGTGCTGCAGAAGCGGCCGTGCAGCGCCAGCTCGAGCAGGTGCAGCAGCGCTTCGACGTGGGTCTGGTCGCAATCACCGATGTGCTCGAAGCACAGGCCAGCTATGACAACGTGGTGGTCGCACGCGTGCAGGCCGCCGGTGACCACGACATCTTCTTCGAGGTGCTGCGTACTCTGACCGTGCAGCCCTACACAGAAATTCTGCGTCTGTCGGAAACACTGCCGATTGTGGATCCGGAGCCGAGCAACGAAGAGGAATGGGTCTCCTCTGCTCTCGCGACCAACTTCCAGATCAAGGCTGCAGAGTCACAGCTTACCTCGGCAGAGCGCACCGTGCGGGCCAGGCGTTCGGCACATCTGCCGACCATCGACGGTACCGTGTCCTTCAACCATTACGTGACCGACGGAGCCAATTTTCTCGCCGGTAAGATCGACACCACCGTCTACGGTGTGACCGCCCGGCTGCCCATCTATCAGGGCGGCTACACCAGCTCACGGGTTTCCGAAGCCCAGGCGCTTGCGGAGCGCTCCCGTGAGCAGCTCCAGGACAGCCGTCTGACCGTGAGCCGGGATACCCGCAACCTGTTCCGTCGCGTGCAGACCGACGTGGTGCGCGTGCGTGCCCGGCTGAAAGCCATCGCCTCCGCGGAGTCCGCGCTGGAAGCCACAACCACCGGGTACGAAGTGGGTACCCGCAACATCGTCGATGTACTGCGCGCCCAGGAAGCCCTCTACGCCTCCCAGTTCGACTACGCGGATTCGCGCTACAACTATGTTCTGAGTCTGGTATTGCTCAAGCAGCGGGCAGGGGTACTCAGCGACGAAGACGTGGCCGAGCTGGCGACCTACATGGACCCCAACGAACGGGTGAAGCAGCTGGCATCGCTGCGCGATCGGGGCGTCAACTGA
- the waaA gene encoding lipid IV(A) 3-deoxy-D-manno-octulosonic acid transferase — MKSTFPAAARRPPRLWLAVYRLALLLARPLVLLRLRLRARREPEYGRRVAERFGEVPEGIPRGVIWFHTVSAGETIAAAPLISALVELFPDLPFLVTTMTPTGSAQVTARLGGRVHHCYAPYDFPDAVRRFYDRVEPRMLVLMETELWPTLLGVANDRGIPAMLVNARLSERSARGYARVGGLIRSMVEQLSLIACQYPAHASRFIALGAAPERVQVLGSVKFDVELPADHQARCSRLNDRFGLAGRAVWIAGSTHEGEEAIVLRAHAHLLERFPDAVLILVPRHPARADAVAELIAQAGRTLLRTGESATTLPAAIPGDAAANRAPVEVVLGDRMGELLYLYGLADVAFIGGSLVPVGGHNPIEAAVWGRPLLMGPHRFNFTDVADAFAQENCLSTVTDAQTLGDAVARYFTDPQSCRSDGLRALGVVQRNRGTTDRLLTLLRNWIRQVCIS; from the coding sequence ATGAAGTCCACTTTTCCCGCGGCCGCGCGCCGTCCCCCCAGGCTCTGGCTCGCCGTATATCGACTGGCCCTGCTGCTCGCCCGCCCGCTGGTCCTGCTGCGTCTGCGTTTGCGGGCACGCAGGGAACCGGAGTACGGCCGGCGCGTGGCGGAGAGATTCGGCGAGGTACCGGAAGGCATCCCGCGCGGCGTCATCTGGTTTCATACTGTCTCCGCCGGAGAAACCATTGCGGCCGCCCCGCTGATCTCGGCACTCGTGGAGCTGTTTCCCGATCTCCCGTTCCTGGTTACCACCATGACGCCCACCGGCTCGGCGCAGGTGACGGCCCGGCTCGGCGGTCGCGTGCATCACTGTTATGCACCTTATGACTTCCCGGATGCGGTGCGGCGCTTCTATGACCGGGTGGAGCCCCGCATGCTGGTGCTGATGGAGACCGAATTGTGGCCGACCCTGCTCGGTGTGGCGAACGACCGCGGAATACCGGCGATGCTGGTGAATGCCCGGCTGTCAGAGCGCTCGGCACGCGGCTATGCGAGGGTGGGTGGGCTGATCCGGTCGATGGTCGAACAGCTGTCACTCATCGCCTGCCAGTACCCTGCCCATGCGTCACGCTTCATTGCTCTGGGCGCGGCCCCGGAGCGGGTGCAGGTGCTGGGCAGTGTGAAATTCGATGTGGAACTCCCGGCGGATCACCAGGCACGGTGCAGCAGGCTGAATGATCGCTTCGGGCTGGCCGGTCGTGCCGTCTGGATTGCCGGCAGCACCCATGAAGGTGAGGAGGCCATCGTGCTGCGCGCGCACGCGCACCTGCTCGAGCGTTTCCCGGACGCGGTCCTGATTCTCGTGCCCCGGCACCCGGCGCGTGCTGACGCCGTCGCGGAGCTGATCGCTCAGGCAGGCAGGACGTTGCTGCGCACGGGTGAAAGCGCGACGACTCTGCCTGCAGCTATCCCGGGTGACGCAGCAGCGAATCGTGCACCCGTCGAAGTGGTACTCGGTGACCGGATGGGTGAGCTGCTGTATCTGTACGGCCTCGCAGACGTTGCTTTCATCGGTGGCAGTCTGGTACCGGTGGGTGGTCACAACCCCATCGAGGCGGCAGTCTGGGGTCGGCCACTGCTCATGGGACCACATCGTTTCAACTTCACAGATGTGGCAGACGCATTTGCACAGGAGAACTGTCTGAGCACCGTGACAGATGCGCAGACACTCGGCGACGCCGTCGCCCGCTACTTCACAGATCCCCAGAGCTGTCGCTCGGATGGACTGCGGGCGCTCGGCGTGGTGCAGCGCAATCGGGGCACCACGGATCGTCTGCTGACCCTGCTGCGCAACTGGATCCGTCAGGTCTGTATCAGTTGA
- a CDS encoding FAD-dependent oxidoreductase yields the protein MTTPLAPAQPVEVDAAIVGGGIAGIWLLNLLQAKGYRAVLFEGRTLGGSQTLASQGMIHGGLKYALGGKLTGASEAIGRMPAQWRECLAGTGSVNLAGLQPLSEDYFMFAADSTLGRLTGFFASKTLRGRIEKVDRADYPAALKPLDGVVYRLNDFVLDTTALLGRLLAPVKHLTYQHEVKPEHLRPDGSGWGIVTPAGMVRARRLILCAGTGSGPLLGALDTEPPRLQTRPLHQVLVRHRALQPLYAHCLTGIRRPEPRLTITSHREPHGDAWLWYLGGSLATEGVSLGENALIDHARAELRTCVPWLDWSKATFDTLRIDRAEPYQTQGTRPDEAFAWSSGASIVCWPTKLSLAPDLGERVLSLLDPPAAPALPPTELHLPAARLGQPPWCPSG from the coding sequence ATGACTACCCCCCTCGCTCCCGCACAACCCGTCGAAGTCGATGCCGCAATCGTCGGCGGCGGAATTGCCGGCATCTGGCTGCTCAACCTGCTGCAGGCGAAAGGGTACCGCGCCGTGCTGTTCGAAGGCCGGACTCTGGGCGGCAGTCAGACCCTCGCCAGCCAGGGCATGATCCATGGTGGCCTGAAGTACGCACTGGGCGGGAAGCTGACCGGGGCCTCGGAAGCCATCGGACGCATGCCCGCGCAGTGGCGCGAGTGTCTCGCCGGGACCGGCAGTGTGAACCTGGCCGGGCTGCAGCCACTGTCCGAAGACTATTTCATGTTCGCCGCCGACAGCACCCTTGGCCGCCTCACCGGTTTTTTTGCCAGCAAAACCCTGCGCGGGCGCATCGAGAAAGTCGACCGCGCCGACTATCCCGCAGCGCTCAAGCCCCTCGACGGGGTGGTGTACCGGCTCAACGATTTCGTGCTGGATACCACCGCCCTGCTCGGGCGCCTGCTCGCACCAGTAAAACATCTTACCTATCAGCACGAAGTCAAACCTGAGCACCTGCGGCCGGATGGCAGCGGCTGGGGAATCGTCACCCCAGCGGGAATGGTGCGGGCCCGGCGCCTCATTCTCTGTGCGGGTACCGGCAGCGGGCCGCTGCTCGGTGCACTCGACACGGAGCCACCACGCCTGCAGACGCGCCCTCTGCATCAGGTTCTGGTGCGACACCGGGCCCTGCAACCCCTCTACGCCCACTGCCTTACGGGCATCAGAAGACCTGAGCCGCGGCTCACCATTACCAGCCACCGGGAACCACACGGCGATGCCTGGCTGTGGTACCTGGGGGGCAGCCTGGCCACGGAAGGTGTCTCACTCGGTGAGAATGCCCTCATCGACCACGCGCGCGCGGAACTGCGCACCTGCGTACCCTGGCTCGACTGGAGCAAGGCGACCTTCGATACGCTCAGAATCGACCGGGCGGAACCCTACCAGACACAGGGCACCCGACCCGACGAAGCCTTCGCCTGGTCGAGCGGGGCCAGCATCGTCTGCTGGCCGACCAAGCTGAGTCTGGCGCCGGATCTGGGCGAGCGGGTGCTGTCACTGCTGGATCCTCCGGCTGCCCCGGCATTACCTCCGACGGAACTCCATCTTCCCGCAGCACGGCTCGGACAGCCGCCCTGGTGTCCGTCCGGATGA
- a CDS encoding aldo/keto reductase — protein sequence MIYRTLGRTGLQVSVLGLGTVKLGRNQGVKYPAGFDLPDDRQAARLLDTARELGINLLDTAPAYGESERRLGELLGPHRQSWILCTKVGEYFEQGSSRWDFTPEATRASVTASLQRLRTEYLDIVLIHSDGSDCEILESLGTLDALRALKGEGLIRAVGISHKSVEGGDCAIKAGCDVIMATLNLLETGQLPVIARAATAGCGVLVKKALASGHAGGDSLRFAAATAGVSAVIVGTLSAGHLRENVTELDGLTV from the coding sequence ATGATCTACCGAACTCTGGGCCGCACCGGCCTGCAGGTGTCCGTGCTCGGCCTCGGCACGGTGAAGCTCGGCCGCAACCAGGGTGTGAAATATCCCGCCGGTTTCGACCTGCCGGACGATCGGCAGGCCGCGCGCCTGCTCGATACCGCGCGGGAACTGGGCATCAATCTGCTGGACACCGCACCTGCTTACGGGGAAAGCGAACGCCGGCTCGGCGAACTGCTCGGCCCGCACCGCCAGTCCTGGATCCTCTGTACCAAGGTCGGCGAGTACTTCGAACAGGGCAGCTCACGATGGGACTTTACCCCTGAGGCGACCCGCGCCAGCGTCACGGCTTCGCTGCAGCGTCTGAGAACCGAATATCTGGATATTGTGCTGATCCACTCCGACGGCTCGGATTGCGAGATTCTCGAATCCCTGGGCACACTGGATGCCCTTCGCGCACTCAAAGGCGAAGGACTGATTCGCGCGGTGGGTATTTCTCATAAATCGGTGGAGGGTGGTGACTGCGCAATCAAGGCCGGCTGCGACGTCATCATGGCGACCCTGAATCTGCTGGAAACCGGGCAGCTGCCCGTCATCGCCCGCGCTGCCACTGCCGGGTGCGGGGTACTGGTGAAGAAGGCGCTCGCCAGTGGCCATGCCGGCGGCGACAGCCTGCGCTTTGCGGCGGCAACGGCCGGAGTGAGTGCCGTGATCGTGGGGACACTCAGTGCCGGGCATCTGCGGGAGAACGTCACAGAGCTGGACGGACTGACCGTCTAG
- the hldE gene encoding bifunctional D-glycero-beta-D-manno-heptose-7-phosphate kinase/D-glycero-beta-D-manno-heptose 1-phosphate adenylyltransferase HldE produces the protein MRLPSLQSVHVLVVGDVMLDRYWIGAARRISQEAPVPVVDVDAIEDRPGGAANVALNVASLGARCTLIGIVGADEAGATLRDRLAAAGVECDFIERTDWPTILKLRVLSQKQQLLRTDFEKALPDGASATIAQRVARHLSGASALVLQDYDKGTLAEPAALIELARARNVPVIVDPKHKPLRAYAGASLVKPNAAEFEAAVGPWKSDDEMLEKARLLATEHGFEALVITRGARGMSVVEADGAHQHIPARPVDVFDVTGAGDTAAAALAVARSLNWKPAACAQLANVASGIVVGKAGTATVTGPELARALAGDPRADRGLLSRAQLADSVHQARINGERVVFTNGCFDILHAGHVAYLEEARALGDRLIVAVNDDASVRRLKGSGRPVNPLEQRLRVLAGLAAVDWVVGFAEDTPEPLLELLKPDVLVKGGDYGVDQVVGVDIVRGYGGEVSVLSLVEDCSTTAIVDRIKQKN, from the coding sequence ATGAGATTACCGTCGCTGCAGTCTGTACACGTGCTGGTGGTTGGCGACGTCATGCTCGACCGCTACTGGATTGGTGCTGCCCGTCGCATTTCTCAGGAAGCACCCGTGCCGGTGGTGGACGTGGATGCCATCGAAGACCGACCCGGGGGTGCTGCGAATGTGGCCCTCAATGTCGCCAGTCTCGGCGCCCGCTGCACGCTGATCGGAATCGTTGGCGCGGATGAAGCGGGCGCCACACTGCGCGACCGACTGGCTGCTGCCGGAGTTGAGTGCGATTTCATCGAGCGTACGGACTGGCCGACCATTCTGAAACTGCGGGTGTTGAGTCAGAAGCAGCAGCTGCTGCGTACGGACTTCGAAAAAGCACTGCCCGATGGCGCATCTGCCACCATCGCGCAGCGTGTTGCGCGACACCTGTCCGGGGCTTCGGCGCTGGTGCTGCAGGACTACGACAAGGGCACCCTGGCGGAACCCGCCGCACTCATTGAGCTGGCTCGGGCGCGGAATGTGCCCGTGATCGTGGACCCCAAACACAAACCGCTGCGCGCCTATGCCGGAGCGAGTCTGGTCAAACCGAATGCTGCCGAGTTCGAAGCCGCCGTCGGCCCCTGGAAGAGTGACGACGAAATGCTCGAGAAAGCCCGTCTGCTGGCCACGGAGCATGGCTTCGAGGCGCTGGTCATCACCCGTGGCGCGCGCGGCATGTCGGTGGTGGAGGCGGATGGGGCACACCAGCACATCCCCGCCAGACCGGTGGACGTTTTCGATGTCACCGGTGCTGGGGATACCGCCGCGGCCGCGCTGGCCGTCGCCCGCTCCCTCAACTGGAAACCGGCCGCCTGTGCTCAGCTGGCCAATGTGGCAAGCGGCATCGTCGTCGGCAAGGCGGGCACGGCGACGGTCACCGGCCCGGAACTCGCCCGGGCCCTGGCCGGTGATCCGCGTGCCGATCGCGGTCTGCTCAGCCGCGCGCAGCTTGCCGACTCAGTGCACCAGGCGCGGATCAATGGCGAACGGGTAGTCTTCACCAACGGCTGCTTCGACATCCTGCATGCCGGCCATGTGGCCTATCTCGAGGAAGCCAGAGCACTCGGTGATCGGCTGATCGTGGCGGTCAACGACGATGCGTCCGTGCGCCGGCTGAAGGGCAGTGGCCGCCCGGTCAATCCGCTCGAGCAGCGCCTGCGCGTGCTGGCCGGCCTCGCCGCGGTCGACTGGGTCGTCGGCTTTGCCGAGGACACACCGGAGCCGCTGCTCGAACTGCTCAAGCCCGATGTGCTGGTCAAGGGCGGCGATTATGGAGTCGACCAGGTTGTCGGTGTCGACATCGTGCGCGGCTATGGCGGGGAGGTATCCGTGTTGTCGCTTGTCGAAGACTGTTCCACGACCGCCATCGTAGACAGAATCAAGCAGAAGAACTGA
- the lpxL gene encoding LpxL/LpxP family Kdo(2)-lipid IV(A) lauroyl/palmitoleoyl acyltransferase, translated as MPRIKKRKRIFDPRVWPTWLLLGLVWLLVRLPLSVLYRLGHLLGAIVYRFGRSRRHITDVNLSLCFPDQDTATRDALSRASFHHTALGALETMMVWLNPRRDVCAATTLHGVEHLREAVAQGRGVVLLGGHFTAMDIIASALKPLDIDVIYRENKNPLWEWLQVSGRRRFFDGVIERENTREILRRLKSGRAIWYAADQDYGRKHSVFAPFFGVQAATINATARLARFNQSPVVFMSHFRNLETRTWSVHFHPRLENFPTGDDVGDATRINGILEDAIRQHPEQYLWMHRRFKTRPEGEPGLY; from the coding sequence ATGCCACGCATCAAAAAGCGCAAGCGGATCTTTGATCCGAGAGTGTGGCCCACCTGGCTGCTGCTGGGTCTGGTCTGGCTGCTGGTGCGCCTGCCGCTGTCCGTTCTCTATCGGCTCGGTCACCTGCTCGGAGCCATCGTCTACCGTTTCGGCCGTTCGCGCCGCCACATCACCGATGTGAATCTTTCACTGTGTTTTCCGGACCAGGACACGGCGACGCGGGATGCACTGAGCCGCGCCTCCTTTCATCACACCGCACTCGGCGCCCTGGAGACCATGATGGTGTGGCTCAATCCCCGCCGGGACGTCTGCGCGGCGACGACCCTCCACGGTGTCGAACACCTGCGCGAGGCGGTGGCTCAGGGCCGGGGGGTGGTCCTGCTGGGTGGTCATTTCACCGCCATGGACATCATCGCTTCCGCACTGAAGCCGCTGGACATCGATGTCATCTACCGGGAGAACAAGAATCCGCTGTGGGAATGGTTGCAGGTGAGCGGCCGACGACGATTCTTCGACGGTGTCATCGAGCGCGAGAACACCCGGGAGATCCTGCGCAGGCTGAAGAGCGGTCGGGCGATCTGGTATGCGGCGGATCAGGACTACGGCCGCAAACACTCGGTGTTCGCACCCTTCTTCGGTGTGCAGGCGGCAACCATCAACGCAACGGCGCGACTGGCGCGGTTCAACCAGTCGCCGGTGGTGTTCATGAGCCATTTCCGGAACCTGGAGACGCGTACCTGGTCGGTGCACTTTCATCCGCGCCTGGAGAATTTCCCAACTGGCGACGACGTCGGTGACGCCACCCGCATCAACGGCATTCTCGAAGACGCCATCCGCCAGCACCCGGAGCAGTACCTGTGGATGCACCGGCGCTTCAAAACCCGGCCCGAGGGGGAGCCCGGCCTTTACTGA